One part of the Rutidosis leptorrhynchoides isolate AG116_Rl617_1_P2 chromosome 1, CSIRO_AGI_Rlap_v1, whole genome shotgun sequence genome encodes these proteins:
- the LOC139848521 gene encoding uncharacterized protein, with translation MIQFCPTAINKKSQRVQLQSLLLEKIIYLRIYEEALSLANAYNPTHVLDVIDFLEEEDEAEGEVVSIPRAPRRHFPRDREGKARQLFNDYFSDNPTFPLDRFRRRFRMSRSLFIRICRGIINFNLEPIPDYINYFKQRRDATGLFGFNVFQKCMSAIRQLAYGIAPDAFDEYLHMGESTSYLCLENFCKSVLHLYSAEYMRRPNAHDVQCLISKHEEIHDFSGMLGSIDCPVEWKGQFTRGDHGYPTIMLEAIASYDTWIWHPFFGPAGSNNDINVLNQSDLFNELLRDMSPPCN, from the coding sequence ATGATCCAATTTTGTCCTACAGCCATAAATAAAAAATCACAAAGAGTACAATTACAATCTCTCTTACTTGAAAAAATTATTTATTTGAGAATTTATGAAGAGGCGTTATCGCTCGCTAATGCATATAATCCAACGCACGTACTCGATGTTATTGAttttttagaagaagaagatgaagccgAAGGTGAAGTCGTATCGATACCTAGAGCTCCTAGAAGACATTTTCCAAGAGATCGAGAAGGAAAAGCTAGGCAACTATTCAACGATTATTTTTCCGACAACCCTACTTTCCCACTCGATAGGTTCCGACGACGCTTTCGTATGAGCAGATCTTTGTTTATCCGTATATGTCGAGGTATAATCAATTTTAATCTAGAACCTATACccgattatattaattattttaaacaaAGACGTGATGCAACCGGTTTATTTGGTTTTAACGTTTTTCAAAAATGTATGTCCGCTATAAGACAATTAGCGTACGGTATTGCACCCGATGCGTTTGATGAATACTTACACATGGGTGAATCAACTTCTTATTTATGTTTGGAAAACTTTTGCAAGAGTGTTTTACACTTATATTCGGCCGAGTATATGAGACGGCCAAACGCGCATGATGTGCAATGTTTAATTTCTAAACATGAAGAAATACATGATTTTTCTGGTATGTTAGGGAGCATCGATTGTCCAGTTGAGTGGAAAGGGCAATTTACACGAGGTGATCATGGTTACCCAACAATCATGTTGGAGGCAATTGCCTCATATGATACATGGATTTGGCATCCGTTTTTTGGGCCGGCTGGTTCAAACAACGACATAAACGTTCTAAATCAATcagatttatttaatgaattactaAGAGATATGTCACCTCCATGTAACTAA